A region from the Rhizoctonia solani chromosome 13, complete sequence genome encodes:
- a CDS encoding kinase domain protein has product MNNAAFDDIGIHSRPDKRSEAEDRWVAFQPYLLSKGYQLRPRYQPDWVPSWKGTSIKPLHCEDSLDSIPIRVLDATRIQDNQQVKLKMIVAYAAGEGANEYALLKHFSESPLKDDPSNHVVPCLDSFPIPGIDAGNFVVMPLLSSYQLIPFYNLAEVHELLKQLFDGLLFLHSNNVAHRDIASTNVMMDARPLFEEPFHPFYQDHSLDAKRLIYPSYSRSEKDVRYYFIDYGYAVWFPDPNAPRTAVGVDAREAAPEQKSGQPYDPFPADVYQLGKMIHDDLFQAVDDLRFLLPLIRGMTEETPTRRLTLEQARDQMNTSFVGLHGWRYRWPLVPRNTRFQDRCWYFFRGLVAEILFLVRCIRRLGLRN; this is encoded by the exons ATGAACAATGCTGCGTTCGACGACATCGGTATCCATTCGCGGCCGGACAAAAGATCAGAGGCCGAAGACCGATGGGTAGCCTTTCAGCCGTACCTACTCTCCAAGGGCTATCAACTCCGGCCCCGATACCAGCCAGATTGGGTCCCGTCCTGGAAGGGAACTTCTATCAAGCCTTTGCACTGTGAAGACAGTCTTGACTCCATA CCTATCCGAGTGTTGGATGCTACTCGAATCCAGGACAACCAGCAAGTGAAACTCAAAATGATTGTTGCTTACGCCGCGGGAGAAGGTGCTAACGAATACGCTTTACTGAAACACTTTTCGGAGTCTCCACTTAAAGATGATCCCTCAAATCACGTTGTACCTTGTCTCGACTCTTTCCCTATTCCCGGCATCGACGCAGGGAACTTCGTTGTTATGCCATTACTCAGCTCCTACCAGCTGATTCCATTTTACAACTTGGCAGAGGTCCACGAACTACTGAAGCAATTGTTCGAT GGCCTCTTATTCCTACATAGTAACAATGTTGCTCATCG GGATATTGCCTCTACCAATGTCATGATGGACGCCCGGCCCCTTTTTGAGGAGCCCTTTCATCCCTTTTATCAAGACCATTCCCTCGACGCCAAACGTCTCATTTACCCCTCGTACTCTCGATCTGAAAAGGACGTCCGGTACTACTTTATCGACTACGGTTACGCCGTTTGGTTCCCAGACCCAAATGCCCCACGTACAGCTGTAGGGGTCGATGCACGAGAGGCAGCACCGGAACAAAAAAGCGGTCAGCCTTACGACCCGTTCCCGGCGGATGTCTATCAGCTCGGAAAAATGATTCACGATGACCTGTTTCAA GCAGTAGACGACCTGAGGTTTCTCTTGCCATTGATCAGGGGAATGACTGAGGAGACCCCGACCCGAAGACTGACCCTTGAGCAAGCTCGGGATCAAATGAACACCTCATTCGTCGGGCTCCATGGATGGAGGTACCGTTGGCCTCTTGTGCCCAGAAACACTCGCTTCCAGGATAGATGCTGGTATTTCTTCCGTGGGCTTGTAGCAGAGATTCTGTTTTTGGTCAGGTGTATTAGGAGGCTCGGGTTGCGGAACTAA
- a CDS encoding Retrovirus-related Pol polyprotein from transposon TNT 1-94: MRINPSATTNALQQLNTLTSGTNNAGVQTRSWNPNVAPIKLNNMQGGITLKIRHPPMSEFSNVPITPSNPNSSNVPITPSNPNSSDNTVPSTYNFFDSPSTVLPTNTSTLDLTYLMVTPTTPKPTINKLCKQFKQLYLNEPLIPKQPNPTLALSGDMEPTWTFINNEPPTPTTNSPTVAEALSRPNAEEWWKAMAKEVSTLKQMGTYKLTDLPPKRKAMGNKWVLVLKHDKNSTPIQHKARLVAQGFSQQPSIDFDKTFAPIVHLDSIRTLISIANQYNWDIQQLDVNLAYLHAKVDKDLYMQQIPYFSNSTNKVLKLKQSIYGLKQAGRMWNKLYNTKLKAIGYTPCFTNACVYHQINNINGELCVSIIATHVDNSIVISLPNHSDITISKLLRTFDMRNLGPIHHFLGIAFQRNCKNGFITLNQAAYINSLVDYAGLAEAYPANTPFSLTIQLTQYKGVKPKFNYGTYIGQLLYAALCT; this comes from the exons ATGCGCATTAACCCTAGCGCAACTACAAATGCACTACAACAACTCAACACACTTACGTCTGGAACTAACAACGCAGGAGTCCAAACCCGCAGTTGGAATCCTAATGTTGCTCCCATCAAACTCAACAACATGCAAGGAGGGATTACCCTCAAGATCCGGCACCCTCCCATGTCTG AGTTCTCCAATGTCCCTATCACGCCCAGCAACCCCAATAGCTCCAATGTCCCTATCACACCCAGCAACCCCAATAGCTCTGACAACACTGTACCTAGCACATACAACTTCTTTGACAGTCCCTCCACCGTACTACCCACCAATACCAGCACCCTGGACCTTACCTACTTGATGGTCACCCCAACAAcacccaaaccaaccatcAACAAACTTTGCAAACAATTCAAACAGCTATACCTCAATGAACCATTGATCCCCAAACAGCCAAACCCCACCTTGGCGTTGTCCGGAGATATGGAACCAACGTGGACGTTCATCAACAATGAACCGCCAACGCCAACAACCAACAGTCCTACCGTTGCAGAGGCGCTATCCAGGCCAAATGCAGAGGAATGGTGGAAGGCAATGGCCAAGGAGGTCAGCACCCTCAAACAAATGGGAACGTACAAACTAACAGACTTACCACCCAAACGCAAGGCAATGGGGAACAAATGGGTCCTTGTACTCAAGCATGACAAGAACAGCACACCCATCCAACACAAGGCAAGACTTGTAGCCCAAGGATTTAGTCAGCAACCCAGCATTGATTTTGACAAGACATTTGCACCCATTGTACATCTTGATTCAATCCGTACACTCATATCAATTGCTAACCAGTACAATTGGGATATACAACAGCTTGATGTAAACTTGGCTTACCTACATGCCAAAGTTGACAAAGATTTATACATGCAGCAAATCCCTTATTTTAGCAACAGTACAAACAAAGTGTTAAAATTAAAGCAATCAATTTACGGACTGAAACAAGCAGGACGGATGTGGAATAAACTATACAACACAAAGCTGAAAGCAATTGGATACACACCATGCTTTACCAACGCATGTGTATACCACCAAATCAACAACATTAACGGTGAGCTGTGTGTGTCAATCATAGCTACACATGTTGACAATTCAATTGTCATATCATTGCCAAACCACTCTGATATTACAATATCCAAACTCTTGCGCACATTTGACATGCGCAACCTTGGACCAATACATCACTTCCTTGGAATAGCATTCCAACGCAATTGTAAGAATGGCTTCATCACACTCAACCAAGCAGCATATATTAACTCACTAGTTGATTATGCAGGCCTTGCAGAAGCTTACCCTGCCAACACTCCTTTTAGCCTGACCATACAACTCACTCAATACAAAGGAGTCAAACCAAAGTTCAATTATGGTACATACATTGGTCAGCTACTGTATGCCGCCCTATGCACATGA